The following are from one region of the Plasmodium gaboni strain SY75 chromosome 12, whole genome shotgun sequence genome:
- a CDS encoding macrophage migration inhibitory factor, producing the protein MPCCELVTNVNLPDDNVQSTLSQIENAISDVMGKPLGYIMSNYDYQKNLRFGGSNEAYCFVRVTSIGGINRSNNSALADQITKLLVSNLNVKSRRIYIEFRDCSAQNFAFSGSLFG; encoded by the exons ATGCCTTGCTGTGAATTAGTAACAAACGTAAACCTTCCTGATGATAATGTTCAAAGTACATTATCACAAATAGAAAATG CAATTTCTGATGTTATGGGCAAACCACTTGGTTATATTATGAGTAATTATGATTATCAAAAAAACTTAAGATTTGGAGGTAGCAACGAAGCTTACTGTTTTGTAAGAGTAACAAGTATTGGAGGAATTAATAGGTCAAATAATTCTGCTCTTGCTGATCAAATAACAAAACTACTTGTAAGCAACTTGAATGTAAAATCTAGACGTATTTATATAGAATTCAGAGATTGTTCTGCTCAGAACTTTGCCTTCAGTGGTTCTCTATTCGGCTAG
- a CDS encoding hypothetical protein (conserved Plasmodium protein, unknown function), whose product MKLKYHLFFLIIFIQDILCFKYEDYIKSLPAAFHTSKGDSKKDELGIEKNKEENVNNNNNNNNYKVGMKDIVNKISNKLNEENKNNNSYDKYDCNDDGDNNSSNSLFHKMMCTFKKKLFKNEQVIEKDIKNIKKDVIDLKENVVKDSSNITKHTNILKDDITRSSNYFFNLFKKSFNEEKENVNKLNEDNLNKLKNLPDSHLFFSKLLLTLSQKDDKDKNKNTHINNYYNNNNNNMNDETDKNTNLLQNILSYIKNFKHKDENNNIKKENDFFHSFYIHNETNKQNNLNDQKYSWWFTNKHDEKKNLNNDLNLLYNNSNNSFNSILNQNQTDHENLPEQVRKKNSQEENNKLFDMLRKYLYKNEKNDMNDNNKNNINVDDNNLDDLHNVDHKNNKFSFLNYWNDKHDRGDKDMSKEGHFNDHSEDSNNNKMDDQKDDENKKFNIFTYFRKNKNKYEEELNKNKMEINTNMNMEDVNKVGDDSSDDTNDDTNVGLSDNASDDMTNNLNNNLNKNKMNKVDEDPKGFVLDLVKNYYDNNKNVDNINYSLLLTSDKETNENINYHPLVKFKSCLMNCFNEINNKEKNVENESYLSLDDYKILEKCILKCKNNNLNDTYSEDPMKNDDTMLLTEKNKIIDTKNNLLNDNINNLINDNNEATEKETSSTWSNFFYKKNNKNIKDNYKDNNNNNNNDTQDNISLLTSSETNLENSNALNDNLSTHLIYDKNNYHNNSNYHNYKMKNLLIDSKFKYNNKEKQNNNIQDEQQDKNKNIYNKPFHFFNYFNNSNINTDENNIYNDNLTNNDDKYNTLKNINNNNNIVLNKNDIDNDENNNYISTGFFLFLLLITFFVYLSAFTNIINQFYLSFKEKICLFIKGKYKGTFDNVYEESCESFLPKIQYKNSQNNNNDHNFCQSYENTYHSFQENSFDIA is encoded by the coding sequence atgAAGTTGaaatatcatttattttttcttataatttttatacaaGACATATTATGTTTCAAGTATGAAGATTATATAAAGTCTTTGCCAGCAGCTTTTCATACTTCCAAGGGTGATAGTAAAAAGGATGAGCTAGGGATAGAAAAGAACAAAGAAGaaaatgttaataataataataataataataattataagGTTGGTATGAAAGATATTGTAAATAAGATTTCAAACAAATTAAACGAGgagaataaaaataataattcttatgataaatatgatTGTAATGATGATGgtgataataatagttCTAATAGtttatttcataaaatGATGTGCACCTTTAAAAAGAAgttatttaaaaatgaacaagtcatagaaaaagatataaaaaatataaagaaagaTGTGATAgatttaaaagaaaatgttGTTAAAGATAGTTCTAATATAACTAAACATACTAATATATTGAAAGATGATATTACAAGAAGttcaaattattttttcaatttatttaaaaaatcatttaatgaagaaaaagaaaatgttaataaattgaatgaagataatttaaataaattaaaaaatttaccAGATAGccatttatttttttcaaaacTTTTATTAACACTATCTCAAAAAGATGATAAAgacaaaaataaaaatacacatataaacaattattataataataataataataatatgaatgatgAAACAGATAAGAATACAAATcttttacaaaatattctatcttacataaaaaattttaaacacaaagatgaaaataataatataaaaaaagaaaacgatttttttcattcattttatatacataatgAAACAAATAAACAAAACAACTTAAATGATCAGAAATATTCATGGTGGTTTACAAATAAAcatgatgaaaaaaaaaatctaaACAATGATCTTAAccttttatataataattcaaataattcatttaattcAATATTAAATCAAAATCAAACAGATCATGAAAATTTACCTGAACAAGTCAGGAAAAAAAACTCacaagaagaaaataataaattgtTTGATATGTTGAGgaaatatttgtataaaaatgagaaaaatGACATGAAcgataataataaaaataacattaatgtagatgataataatttggATGATTTACACAACGTTGACCATAAGAACaataaattttcttttttaaattattgGAATGATAAGCATGATAGGGGTGATAAGGATATGTCAAAGGAAGGTCATTTCAATGATCATTCAGAGGATAGcaataataacaaaatgGATGATCAAAAggatgatgaaaataaaaaatttaatatttttacgTATTTTAGAAAGAATAAGAACAAATATGAAGAGGAgttaaataaaaataaaatggaAATAAACACGAACATGAACATGGAAGATGTTAACAAGGTGGGTGATGATTCGAGTGATGATACAAATGATGATACAAATGTTGGTTTAAGTGATAATGCGAGTGATGATATGACTAATAATTTGAACAATAATCTAAATAAGAACAAGATGAATAAGGTAGATGAGGACCCTAAAGGATTTGTTTTAGACTTAgtaaagaattattatgacaataataaaaatgtagataatataaattattctttattattaacatcTGACAAAGAAACcaatgaaaatattaattatcATCCATTGGTGAAATTTAAGAGCTGTCTAATGAATTGTTTTaatgaaattaataataaagagAAAAATGTTGAGAATGAAAGTTATCTATCACTTGAtgattataaaatattagaaaaatgtatacttaaatgtaaaaataataatttgaatGATACATATAGTGAGGATCCTATGAAAAACGATGATACTATGTTATTaacagaaaaaaataaaatcattGATACTAAGAATAACcttttaaatgataatataaataatcttataaatgataataatgaagCTACAGAAAAAGAGACTTCATCAACGTGGtccaattttttttataaaaaaaataacaagaatataaaagataattataaagataataataataataataataatgatacccaagataatatttctttacTTACATCTAGTGAAACTAATTTAGAAAATTCAAATGCATTAAATGATAATCTAAGTACACATCTTatttatgataaaaataattatcataataatagtaattatcataattataaaatgaaaaacCTTTTAATAGATTCaaaattcaaatataataataaagaaaagcaaaataataatatacaagATGAACAACAAgataagaataaaaatatatataataaaccattccatttttttaattattttaataattcaaatataaatacagatgagaataatatatataatgataatttaactaataatgatgataaatataatactttgaaaaatataaataataataataatattgtattaaataaaaatgatatagataatgatgaaaataataattatatatcaaccggttttttcttattcttattattaataacaTTCTTTGTATACTTATCAGCATTcacaaatattattaatcaattttatttatcatttaaagaaaaaatttgtttatttattaaaggaaaatataaaggTACCTTTGACAATGTATATGAAGAATCTTGTGAATCATTTTTGCCAAAGAttcaatataaaaacagccaaaataataataatgatcaTAATTTCTGTCAGTCATATGAAAATACCTATCATTCCTTTCAAGAGAATTCCTTTGACATAGCATAG
- a CDS encoding ABC transporter, (CT family) encodes MMRRRSVYNFDQEKHGYLMNHISWLNFMSFNWITQLLRCFKNDDFILPCIEETNSIEYYSNNLNKNVRNIQLKKYNKYNKYNKYKNNCCNNNNINDGNRSCCECSSKKRKKNNINNKTEDYFSKSNTITYAVLKTFKKYLSLISFFHIIHTIFLIFVAVCIEKYVLLIKGGSNVITLPFGYKYSKILFGFIVISVICISQFFDAVLCYYDFRLRVNMEVTVMYFLYKITLGNFNNRLINRNDFVDKNCKDGGTDMGDIYKNDQPKQHYKHIRDDDLIIQNEDCKNSTNSTTYIKNGENQMSHINDFSSINNMSITNNMSYVHNLSSMQNQDENNSNKVSSMDSNTNDMSKTTCLTCTGSEFNKEEKKELLEEEKKKDKEVFDISIYNIMFIDTPFLIYFITALIELVNMILKFIISFYMFHYKMGSAAVLNGALLIIIMYGLMFAFEFSSSLFKLKYLKYRDTRISNMHHILKEFKLMKIFNWESIAFDYVNMFRIKEMRICKIRTYLSSLSNYINNISVNIVEVAIFFFYIRSELKSNKTVSFSSLITPLFVYKSLISGVSNFPNIINNLIEGAINIKRINRYITYYLFNNDINDYFEQKLLSANKNKANRTKKKNGNDDHFYDDNYYYDDDDYYDDDDYDYDDDHFYDHDNLYSDNNMDYNITINNKNNCKSKQGKKNKMFSKNNYLNHDEGTMQSFYNFLDTHKYKKKKNIIEKKNDTQNITNKNEEIQRCNSNSSNCNNNNYSVSESDNLLFEKKKRKDSYSKNKFVNNDNIVICMKNCYFASKNNDDYILKNINFILKNNSVAIIVGNVGCGKTIFFNSLLGQFKLECGSFYLKNYIYNYMPILYVPQFNWVSLGSIRSMILFGNKYDESIYYDVIVKSELYHDIITFKKKDMRYISDEHSLSKGQKARICLARALYHHYLHRKRMNQYYENNEIINDKIKRTSLKNNDNHHNVVKSNHNVHPIHNNHNEDNKESYKNNSIHNIKEERNISYLYLLDDVFTSLDPCISKDIFYNLFCDNEKIQHFKNNSSFVLSISEIILNSFISSSCILNNIQYDVSIYKLENNTLHYEGTLLDYIKKSNIVVKEDIIQTNKQSEKKKSLSYDQVKSMLSYNDDYHYWNCSKKKSVTEKMDIYKNNINDKDNTNKEVLSCEIKTEKQCNKMDSSEDNLDKHKNNNSNNNNNNNSNNYDNNNYNYFNKPSGLKKIPSGDIKYNKFMVLKQLKTIYSFKTIYSFNTEETNDLENKKIYCRTYTKVIQNYDNDCLEKKKSFRNYKSINSYNEILIKENKDLCDDKWFENDYMDEYEKIKKTVLSQLKYNYYISCDYNNNDNNDYNEELKFRGNIKLETFWWYLKKIGRPLIIVIIIFMLISIFTDEIKNLILFLASTILKSGDKKDEEVLNQQLVYLNYFILLPSISLLTTLVCFMLIAHGIVKSAIKVHTEVLLSILYAPIHAFYSNNLGNIINKFITDVNILDNGIIKRIYKTFYTLFRFLFTLFLLIYMVKYTIVIFPFIMLIIYFFVFNKYSKGCKEAQRGFLASHAPLCTIYSNTIIGKDVINLYKKNKYFLTLYKEKIFDFRNYTIFKWSITIWASLYVQLIVLALTFFYIIYPHFFFKHSKQEHDINYEKEASTIGYCITFSCSLGFVIKSLLYDYTHVEKEMCSTQRLEECSKMIKDEGYSDDNITSQNNEKNYQDNNINKYKSAHLPYHNNEKDKLKKYKTEELHNQKDDTYSIYNDNYDDNDDDDDENENVLHNMDILQPNDIQNNKMKKLHSNPQLVNNIKYGICFEKVFVSYKKKICIDRKNNKYEYVNEKSCLKNINIYALKNQKIGIVGKSGAGKSTMILSILGLIGTTRGRITIEGRDIKTLSLDERKNIIGVLPQSSFVFFHWNIRTFIDPYKDFTDNEIVDAFKLIGINLSYDDLDKFIYKQQRQQKKKKKNTHNLWKKKSFIDLTNSISLSDECIRYLSLVRLFLNRHKYKLILIDEIPVLNLCYTTKQLNNFFTTDIKSFDYIIRTFFQNTTVLIIAHDASTLSCCDFIYVIAKGEVVYKCSNKDVQTQTELANLLQEKQLN; translated from the coding sequence ATGATGAGACGGAGAAGCGTTTACAATTTCGATCAGGAGAAGCATGGCTATTTAATGAATCATATTTCTTGGCTTAATTTTATGAGCTTTAATTGGATAACACAACTTTTAAgatgttttaaaaatgatgattttatattacCTTGTATTGAAGAAACGAATTCTATAGAATATTATAGCAATAATCTCAATAAGAATGTTAGAAATATACAgttaaagaaatataataaatataataaatataataaatataaaaataattgttgtaataataacaatattaatGATGGTAATAGAAGTTGTTGTGAGTGTTCATCaaagaaaaggaaaaaaaataatattaataataagaCAGAAGATTATTTTTCAAAGAGTAATACTATTACATATGCAGttttaaaaacatttaaaaaatatttaagTTTAATTAGTTTCTTTCATATAATACATACCATATTTCTAATATTTGTTGCTGTTTGTATTGAGAAATATGTCTTATTAATAAAAGGTGGTTCAAATGTTATAACGTTACCATTTGGATACAAATATTCTAAGATATTATTTGGATTTATAGTTATATCAGTAATTTGCATTAGTCAGTTTTTTGATGCCGTCCTTTGTTATTATGACTTTAGATTAAGAGTTAATATGGAGGTTACGGTCATgtattttctatataaaaTAACCCTAGGTAATTTCAACAATCGGTTAATTAATAGAAATGATTTTGTTGATAAAAATTGTAAGGATGGTGGTACTGATATGGgtgatatatataagaatgACCAACCTAAACAACATTACAAACATATTAGAGATGACGATTTGATTATTCAGAATGAAGATTGTAAAAACTCAACAAACAGTACGActtatattaaaaatggTGAGAATCAAATGAGTCATATAAACGATTTTTCAAGCATAAACAATATGTCGATTACTAATAATATGTCGTATGTACATAATTTATCGAGCATGCAAAACCAAGATGAGAATAACAGTAATAAAGTGTCTAGCATGGATAGTAATACAAACGATATGAGCAAAACAACTTGTTTAACATGCACAGGTTCAGAATTTAATAAAGAGGAGAAAAAAGAACTTTTagaagaagaaaagaaaaaagataaagaaGTATTTgatataagtatatataatattatgtttatagATACAccttttttaatatattttataacaGCATTAATTGAATTAGTTAATatgatattaaaatttattatatctttttatatgtttcaTTATAAAATGGGTAGTGCAGCTGTATTAAACGGTGCTTTgttaattataataatgtatgGATTAATGTTTGCATTTGAATTTTCATCGAGCTTATTTAaattgaaatatttaaaatatcgTGATACAAGAATTAGTAATATGcatcatatattaaaagaattcaaattaatgaaaatatttaattgGGAATCTATAGCATTTGACTATGTAAATATGTTTAgaataaaagaaatgaGGATATGCAAAATAAGAACATATTTAAGTTCTTTAagtaattatattaataatatatctgTAAATATTGTAGAAGTAGctattttctttttttatataagaagtgaattaaaaagtaataaaaCAGTCAGCTTCAGTTCTTTAATTACACCTctttttgtatataaatcatTAATATCAGGTGTATCTAATTTTccaaatattataaataatttaatagAAGGTGctataaatattaaacgtattaatagatatataacttattatttatttaataatgatataaatgattattttgaacaaaaattattaagtgctaataaaaataaggCAAACCgcacaaaaaaaaaaaatggtaatgatgatcatttttatgatgacaattattattatgatgatgatgattattatgatgatgatgattatgattatgatgatgatCATTTTTATGATCATGATAATCTTTATAGTGACAATAACATGGACTACAATATAACCAtcaataataaaaataattgtAAATCCAAAcaaggaaaaaaaaataaaatgttttcaaaaaataattatttaaatcatGATGAAGGAACCATGCAAAGTTTTTACAATTTCTTGGATACacacaaatataaaaaaaaaaaaaatataatagaaaaaaaaaatgatacccaaaatataacaaataaaaatgagGAGATACAAAGATGTAATAGTAATTCATCCAATTGtaataacaataattaTTCTGTAAGTGAAAGtgataatttattatttgaaaagaaaaaaagaaaagacTCCTATTCAAAAAACAAATTTgttaataatgataatatagTGATATGCATGAAAAATTGTTATTTCGCATCcaaaaataatgatgattatattttaaaaaatataaatttcatattaaaaaataattctgTTGCTATTATAGTTGGAAATGTGGGATGTGGAAAgacaattttttttaattcattattaGGTCAATTTAAATTAGAATGTGGTagtttttatttaaaaaattatatatataattatatgcctattttatatgtacCACAATTTAATTGGGTGTCTCTAGGTAGTATAAGATCTATGATATTGTTTggaaataaatatgatgaatctatttattatgatgTCATAGTAAAAAGTGAATTATATCATGATATAATaacttttaaaaaaaaagacatGAGATATATAAGTGACGAACATAGCTTGAGTAAAGGGCAAAAAGCTAGAATTTGTTTAGCTAGAGCattatatcatcattatttacATAGAAAGCGTATGAATCAATATTATGAGAAcaatgaaataataaatgataaaataaaaagaacatctttaaaaaataatgataatcATCACAATGTAGTGAAATCTAATCATAATGTTCATCCGATTCATAATAATCAcaatgaagataataaagaatcatataaaaataattccATTCACAACATTAAAGaagaaagaaatatatCTTATTTATACCTATTGGATGATGTATTCACATCTCTAGATCCATGTATTTCCAAAGatatcttttataatttattttgtgACAATGAAAAGATAcaacattttaaaaataacaGTAGTTTTGTTTTATCTATAAGtgaaattatattaaatagTTTTATATCAAGTAGTTGTATtcttaataatatacaatatGATGTGTCAATATATAAGTTAGAAAACAATACACTACATTATGAGGGCACTTTATtagattatataaaaaaaagtaatataGTAGTAAAGGAAGATATTATTCAAACGAATAAACAaagtgaaaaaaaaaaaagtttatCATATGACCAAGTCAAATCAATGTTGAGTTATAATGACGATTATCATTATTGGAATtgttcaaaaaaaaagagtGTCACTGAAAAGATGGATATCTACaagaataatattaatgataaagATAATACTAATAAGGAAGTGCTTTCATGTGAAATAAAAACAGAAAAGCAATGTAACAAAATGGATTCTAGTGAAGACAATTTAGAcaaacataaaaataataatagtaataataataataataataatagtaataattatgataataataattataattattttaataaacCAAGTGGacttaaaaaaataccAAGTGGagatataaaatataacaaatttATGGTATTAAAACAATTGAAAACAATTTATTCCTTCAAAACTATTTATTCTTTCAATACAGAAGAAACAAATGATCTtgaaaataagaaaatatattgtagAACATATACTAAGGTTATTCAGaattatgataatgattgtttagaaaaaaagaaaagctttagaaattataaaagtATTAATAGTTATAATGAGATTTTAATTAAAGAGAATAAAGATTTGTGTGATGATAAATGGTTTGAAAATGATTATATGGatgaatatgaaaaaataaaaaagacTGTTTTATCTCAAttgaaatataattattatatatcttgtgattataataataatgataataatgattataatgaagaattaaaatttcgaggaaatataaaattagaAACATTTTGGTGgtatttaaaaaagattGGAAGACCTTtaattattgttattattatatttatgttaatatctatatttactgatgaaataaaaaatttaatattatttttagCTAGTACAATATTAAAAAGTGGTgataaaaaagatgaagaaGTTTTAAATCAGCAATTagtatatttaaattattttatattattaccaTCCATATCTTTATTAACAACATTAGTATGTTTCATGTTAATAGCACATGGAATTGTTAAATCAGCTATAAAAGTACACACAGAAGTATTGCTTAGTATATTATATGCCCCTATACATGCATTTTATAGTAATAATCTTGgtaatataattaataaatttataacagatgtaaatatattagataatggaataattaaaagaatttataaaacattttatacACTCTTTagatttttatttacactctttttattaatatatatggtTAAATATACTATTGTTATATTTCCATTTATTATgttaattatatatttttttgtatttaataaatattctaAAGGATGTAAAGAAGCACAAAGAGGATTTTTAGCATCGCATGCACCTTTATGTACCATTTATAGTAATACTATAATAGGAAAGGATgttattaatttatataaaaaaaataaatattttctaacattatataaagaaaaaatatttgattTTAGAAATTACACTATATTTAAGTGGTCAATAACTATATGGGCATCTTTATATGTACAGTTAATAGTTTTAGCTTTAacctttttttatatcatatatccccatttcttttttaaacatTCAAAACAAGAGCATGATATTAACTATGAAAAAGAAGCAAGTACCATAGGTTATTGTATCACTTTTTCATGTAGTCTTGGTTTTGTTATTAAAAGCTTGTTATATGATTACACACATgtagaaaaagaaatgtGTAGTACCCAAAGATTAGAAGAATGTTCAAAGATGATTAAAGATGAAGGCTATTctgatgataatataacttctcaaaataatgaaaaaaactatcaagataataatataaataaatataaatctGCACATCTTCCATACcataataatgaaaaagataaattaaaaaaatacaaaacAGAAGAACTTCATAATCAAAAGGATGATACctattctatatataacgataattatgatgataatgatgatgatgatgatgagAATGAGAATGTGTTACATAATATGGATATCCTACAACCAAATgatattcaaaataataagatgaaaaaattacataGCAACCCCCAATTagttaataatataaaatatggTATTTGTTTCGAAAAAGTTTTTGTCAgttataaaaagaaaatttgtattgatagaaaaaataataaatatgaatatgtaaatgaaaaatcttgtttaaaaaatataaatatatatgctttaaaaaatcaaaaaattGGTATCGTAGGGAAATCAGGTGCAGGAAAAAGTACTATGATATTATCTATTCTTGGTTTAATAGGTACTACTAGAGGAAGAATTACTATTGAAGGAAGAGATATAAAAACCTTATCCTTAgatgaaagaaaaaatattattggAGTTTTACCACAATCTTCTTTTGTATTCTTTCATTGGAATATTAGAACATTTATAGATCCATATAAAGATTTTACAGATAACGAAATTGTTGATGCTTTCAAATTAATAGGAATTAATTTATCTTATGATGATCTAgataaatttatttataaacaACAACgacaacaaaaaaaaaaaaaaaaaaatacacataatttatggaaaaaaaaaagttttaTTGATTTAACTAATTCTATCTCCTTATCAGATGAATGTATTAGATATCTATCATTAGTACGTCTTTTCTTAAATAgacataaatataaactCATTCTAATCGATGAAATACCTGTACTCAATTTATGTTATACTACCAAACAATTAAACAACTTCTTTACAACAGATATTAAATCTTTTGATTATATTATCAGAACATTCTTTCAAAACACTACTGTACTTATTATTGCACATGATGCAAGTACACTCTCATGTTGTGATTTTATTTACGTCATCGCAAAAGGAGAAGTAGTCTATAAATGTAGTAATAAAGATGTTCAAACACAAACCGAATTAGCTAACTTGCTTCAAGAAAAACAATTAAACTGA
- a CDS encoding putative T-complex protein 1, gamma subunit, with protein MLKNPGTVLVFKPNTKREEGRKTQLSNIQASRAVSDIVKTTLGPMAMLKMMLDPLGGIVITNDGNCILREVDVAHPAAKSLIELSRSQDEEVGDGTTSVVILSGELLNVAESFLRQNIHPTIIVNCYMNALNSCIKYLEEISIDIDVNSESDLMKAIDSCLSTKFVNRYNRIVSKLALEATRCVKIDNLMGRKEIDIKRYAKVEKIPGGDITDSYVLKGVMINKDITHPKMRRYIKNPRILLLDCTLEYKKAESQTNVEILDEKTWNELLLQEEIEVKKMCEYIIDSKCDIVITEKGVSDLAQHFLVKKNISVIRRVRKTDLNRLERVSGAKIVNRCEEIIESDIGTKCGLFEIKKIGDDYYSFFVECEDPHACTILLRGSTKDVLNEIERNLHDGMNVAKNILMEGKLLYGGGCTEMRVGQHLIKEAAKFDDSRKSITEAVGSALEIIPKILAQNSGVNVVKTMNELRIKHEQEGGQEFGVDGITGDIIKVSTKNIWDLLSVKKQIYKSAIEAAAMILRIDDVVSGIGKDDKTQKTIKNEF; from the exons ATGTTAAAAAATCCAGGTACAGTGTTGGTTTTTAAACCTAATACAAAAAGGGAGGAAGGAAGAAAAACACAGTTATCAAATATACag gCAAGCCGAGCCGTGAGCGATATTGTTAAAACGACTCTGGGTCCTATGGCAATGTTGAAAATGATGTTAGATCCTCTTGGAGGTATTGTTATTACAAATGATGGAAATTGTATATTAAGAGAAGTAGATGTTGCTCATCCAGCTGCTAAATCTTTGATTGAATTAAGTAGATCACAAGATGAAGAAGTTGGTGATGGTACTACATCAGTTGTAATTTTATCAGGTGAGTTGTTAAATGTGGCTGAAAGCTTTTTGAGGCAGAATATTCATCCTACTATAATTGTAAATTGTTATATGAACGCTTTGAATAGttgtataaaatatttagaAGAGATATCAATAGATATAGATGTAAATAGTGAATCTGATTTAATGAAAGCTATTGATTCATGTTTAAGTACTAAATTTGTGAATAGATATAATAGGATAGTTAGTAAATTAGCTTTAGAAGCAACTCGATGTGTAAAAATAGATAATTTAATGGGTAGAAAAGAAATTGACATAAAAAGATATGCTAAGGTTGAAAAGATACCAGGAGGAGATATAACAGATAGTTATGTTCTTAAAGGTGTTATgataaataaagatattaCACATCCTAAAATGAGACGTTATATTAAGAATCCAcgaatattattattagatTGTACTTTAGAGTATAAGAAAGCAGAAAGTCAAACGAATGTAGAGATATTAGATGAGAAGACATGgaatgaattattattacaagaagaaatagaagtaaagaaaatgtgtgaatatattatagatAGTAAATGTGATATAGTAATTACAGAGAAAGGTGTTTCTGATTTAGCTCAGCATTTTCTtgtaaagaaaaatattagtGTTATAAGAAGAGTTAGAAAAACTGATTTGAATAGATTAGAAAGAGTAAGTGGTGCAAAGATAGTTAATAGATGTGAAGAAATTATTGAAAGTGATATAGGTACCAAATGTGGTTtatttgaaataaaaaaaataggtgatgattattattctttttttgttgaATGTGAAGATCCACATGCATGTACCATATTATTAAGAGGATCTACAAAAGATGTTTTGAATGAAATTGAAAGAAATTTACATGATGGAATGAATGTAGCTAAAAATATTCTAATGGAAggaaaattattatatggaGGTGGATGCACAGAAATGAGAGTAGGTCaacatttaataaaagaagCAGCTAAATTTGATGATTCAAGAAAAAGCATAACAGAAGCTGTTGGAAGTGCATTAGAAATAATACCAAAAATATTAGCTCAAAATAGTGGAGTTAATGTTGTTAAAACAATGAATGAATTAAGAATAAAACATGAACAAGAAGGTGGTCAAGAATTTGGGGTTGATGGTATAACAGGAGATATTATTAAAGTGTCAACTAAAAATATTTGGGATTTATTATCTgtaaaaaaacaaatatataaaagtgCTATAGAAGCAGCAGCTATGATCTTAAGAATTGATGATGTTGTTAGTGGAATTGGAAAAGATGACAAAACTcaaaaaacaataaaaaatgaattttaa